From the Acidovorax carolinensis genome, one window contains:
- a CDS encoding IS30 family transposase, whose product MTKKNYQQLSESERHAIALGLQQKQSLSAIARALGRCKSTISRECQRNAGAKAYTSKFAQQRSDRRRCFARPQPKLHRDGPLFKIVRDYLLRHWSPQQIAGQLKKLHPDNKRKQVSHESIYTCIYAQPRGELKKELVACLRMARAKRWPRSKGEDRRGQITDLLSIHVRPPEIEDRQLPGHWEGDLIKGKGNASAIGTLVERTTRLVVLVKLPHPNPATAAHVLQAFSDKLNGIASPMRQSLTYDRGSEMAEHAKLTENTGMKVYFCDPYSPWQRGSNENTNGLLRQYFPKGTDLSGYSQQYLDAVADELNGRPRMTLGWSKPIEVYAEHLARLTQQPDSVH is encoded by the coding sequence ATGACAAAGAAGAATTACCAGCAGTTGAGCGAGAGCGAACGCCATGCGATCGCCTTGGGGCTTCAGCAAAAGCAAAGCCTCAGCGCCATAGCGCGGGCCTTGGGGCGCTGCAAGAGCACCATCAGCCGGGAATGCCAACGCAATGCGGGCGCCAAGGCCTACACCTCCAAGTTCGCCCAGCAACGCAGCGACAGGCGCAGATGCTTTGCCCGTCCCCAGCCCAAACTGCACCGCGATGGACCTTTGTTCAAGATCGTTCGCGACTATCTGCTCCGGCACTGGTCTCCCCAGCAAATCGCTGGGCAGTTGAAGAAACTGCACCCTGACAACAAGCGCAAACAAGTGTCCCACGAGAGCATCTACACCTGCATCTACGCCCAGCCCCGCGGAGAGCTCAAGAAGGAGCTGGTGGCCTGCTTGCGCATGGCCCGCGCCAAGCGCTGGCCGCGCTCCAAAGGCGAGGATCGGCGTGGGCAAATCACCGACCTGCTGAGCATCCATGTGCGCCCACCCGAGATTGAGGATCGTCAGTTGCCCGGGCACTGGGAGGGCGACCTCATCAAGGGCAAAGGCAATGCCAGTGCCATTGGCACGCTGGTCGAGCGCACGACCCGCCTGGTGGTGCTGGTCAAGCTGCCGCACCCCAACCCGGCGACAGCGGCACATGTACTGCAGGCCTTCAGCGACAAGCTCAATGGCATTGCCAGCCCGATGCGCCAGAGCCTGACCTATGACCGTGGCAGTGAGATGGCAGAGCATGCCAAGCTCACCGAGAACACGGGCATGAAGGTGTACTTCTGTGACCCCTACAGCCCCTGGCAGCGGGGCTCCAACGAAAACACCAATGGATTGCTGCGGCAGTACTTCCCCAAGGGGACTGATCTGAGCGGCTATAGCCAGCAGTATCTGGATGCCGTAGCCGATGAGCTCAATGGGCGCCCCAGGATGACTCTGGGGTGGAGCAAGCCCATTGAGGTTTATGCCGAACATTTGGCCCGGCTGACACAACAGCCTGATTCAGTGCATTAA
- a CDS encoding GMP reductase, protein MEIFDYDNVLLLPRKCRVESRAECDASVELGGRSFRIPVVPANMKTVVDEKICTWLAQNGYFYVMHRFDLDNIQFVKDMHASGCYASISLGVKKPDYDTVDQLVALGLTPEYITIDIAHGHADSVKNMIAYLKAKMPRAFVIAGNVATPEAIIDLENWGADATKVGVGPGKVCITKLKTGFGTGGWQLSALKWCARVATKPIIADGGIRSHGDIAKSIRFGASMVMIGSLFAGHEESPGKTVEVDGELFKEYYGSASDFNKGEYKHVEGKSILEPIKGKLADTLVEMEQDVQSSISYAGGTRLMDVRKVNYVILGGDNAGEHLLM, encoded by the coding sequence ATGGAAATCTTCGACTACGACAACGTTCTTTTGCTGCCGCGCAAGTGCCGCGTGGAAAGCCGCGCGGAATGCGACGCCAGCGTGGAACTGGGCGGCCGTTCGTTCCGCATCCCGGTGGTGCCGGCCAACATGAAAACGGTTGTGGACGAGAAAATCTGCACCTGGCTGGCGCAAAACGGCTACTTCTATGTGATGCACCGCTTTGATCTGGACAACATCCAGTTCGTGAAGGACATGCACGCCAGTGGCTGCTACGCCTCGATCTCGCTGGGTGTGAAAAAGCCCGACTACGACACCGTGGACCAGCTCGTGGCCTTGGGGCTCACCCCCGAATACATCACCATCGACATAGCCCACGGCCACGCCGACAGCGTGAAGAACATGATCGCTTACCTCAAGGCGAAGATGCCCAGGGCCTTCGTGATTGCCGGCAACGTGGCCACGCCCGAGGCCATCATCGACCTGGAAAACTGGGGCGCTGATGCCACCAAGGTGGGCGTGGGCCCGGGCAAGGTGTGCATCACCAAGCTCAAGACGGGCTTTGGCACGGGCGGCTGGCAGCTGAGCGCGCTCAAGTGGTGCGCGCGCGTGGCCACCAAGCCCATCATTGCCGACGGCGGCATCCGCAGCCATGGCGACATCGCCAAGAGCATCCGCTTTGGCGCCAGCATGGTGATGATTGGCTCGCTGTTTGCGGGCCATGAAGAATCGCCCGGCAAGACAGTGGAAGTGGATGGCGAACTGTTCAAGGAATATTACGGCTCGGCCAGCGACTTCAACAAGGGCGAATACAAGCATGTAGAAGGCAAGAGCATCCTGGAACCCATCAAGGGCAAGCTGGCCGACACGCTGGTGGAGATGGAGCAGGACGTGCAAAGCTCCATCAGCTATGCCGGCGGCACCCGGCTGATGGATGTGCGCAAGGTCAACTACGTTATTTTGGGTGGCGACAACGCGGGTGAACACCTGCTGATGTAG
- a CDS encoding NAD(P)-dependent oxidoreductase, with protein sequence MTTTTTTPVRIAVLGIGMMGLPMARRLCAAGHEVHAWNRTRAKADPLASLGATVHDTPTETVRNADFVISLLESGPVVDQVLFGLGTAQAMRAGALFIDMASIQPREARDHAARLDEMGLAHLDAPVSGGTVGAENGTLAIMAGGRAQDFARAQPIFANFGRATHVGPHGAGQLAKLANQMIVGITIGAVAEALLFAAKGGADMAKVREAISGGFADSRILQLHGQRMVDRDFAPRGRMTVQLKDLDNALVTAQEIGFDAPITTLFEALYKDGVEHGLGQLDHSGLFVELASRNAMQ encoded by the coding sequence ATGACCACCACCACCACTACACCAGTTCGCATTGCTGTCCTTGGCATTGGCATGATGGGCCTGCCCATGGCCCGGCGCCTGTGCGCGGCGGGCCACGAGGTGCACGCCTGGAATCGCACCCGCGCCAAGGCCGATCCGCTGGCATCCCTGGGCGCCACGGTGCACGACACCCCCACGGAAACGGTTCGCAACGCCGACTTTGTCATCAGCCTGCTGGAAAGCGGCCCTGTGGTCGACCAGGTGCTGTTCGGACTGGGCACGGCACAGGCCATGCGGGCTGGCGCCCTGTTCATCGACATGGCCTCCATACAACCTCGAGAAGCACGCGACCACGCAGCCCGCCTGGATGAGATGGGGTTGGCCCATCTGGATGCACCGGTCTCCGGCGGCACGGTGGGCGCTGAAAACGGCACGCTGGCCATCATGGCGGGCGGCCGGGCGCAAGACTTTGCGCGTGCCCAGCCCATCTTCGCCAATTTTGGCCGCGCCACCCATGTAGGCCCTCACGGCGCTGGCCAGCTGGCCAAGCTGGCCAACCAGATGATCGTGGGCATCACCATTGGCGCGGTGGCAGAGGCGCTGCTCTTTGCCGCCAAGGGCGGTGCCGACATGGCCAAGGTGCGCGAAGCCATCAGCGGCGGCTTTGCCGACAGCCGGATTCTGCAACTGCACGGCCAACGCATGGTGGACCGCGACTTTGCTCCCAGGGGCCGCATGACGGTGCAACTTAAGGATCTGGACAACGCCCTGGTCACCGCCCAGGAAATCGGCTTCGATGCGCCCATCACCACGCTTTTCGAAGCGCTGTACAAAGATGGCGTCGAGCACGGACTGGGCCAGTTGGACCACAGCGGCCTGTTTGTGGAGCTGGCCAGCCGCAATGCAATGCAATAA
- a CDS encoding phage replication initiation protein, NGO0469 family — MALTVSEGATGTYTPPEAGTFPARCCALIDLGTQTATYEGETKAARKILVSFEITDSDNRRDDGSPHIVSKRFTASLHPKAGLRKFLEAWRGRPFTAEELKAFDLKTLLGIPCLLGIVHQEKGDRVYANLSSCMKLPKGFAAAPGAVPLVSFDLDAPDWQAFAGLSSRLQAQIAEAPEFAKANPPKTVQLAAAGHAPAAPAPAAIAPPAGAAGSGFDDMADDVPF; from the coding sequence ATGGCACTGACCGTTTCCGAGGGTGCGACCGGCACCTACACCCCGCCCGAGGCTGGCACCTTCCCCGCCCGCTGCTGCGCGTTGATTGACTTGGGCACCCAGACTGCAACCTATGAGGGCGAGACCAAGGCCGCCCGCAAAATTCTGGTGAGCTTCGAAATCACCGACAGCGACAACCGCCGCGACGATGGAAGCCCGCACATTGTGAGCAAGCGATTCACTGCCAGCCTTCACCCAAAGGCCGGGCTGCGCAAGTTTCTGGAGGCATGGCGGGGCCGCCCATTCACTGCCGAAGAACTGAAAGCCTTCGACCTGAAAACCCTGCTGGGCATCCCTTGCTTGCTGGGCATCGTGCACCAAGAAAAAGGCGACCGCGTGTATGCAAACCTGAGTAGCTGCATGAAGCTGCCCAAAGGCTTTGCCGCTGCGCCTGGTGCGGTGCCGCTGGTTTCCTTCGACCTTGACGCCCCCGACTGGCAAGCGTTTGCCGGGCTCAGTTCACGCCTGCAAGCGCAGATAGCCGAGGCACCCGAGTTCGCCAAAGCCAACCCGCCCAAGACCGTGCAACTGGCCGCCGCAGGACATGCTCCAGCAGCGCCAGCACCCGCCGCTATCGCCCCGCCCGCTGGCGCTGCTGGCAGTGGGTTTGATGACATGGCAGATGACGTGCCGTTTTAA
- a CDS encoding AAA family ATPase, giving the protein MAADSDRARDALQAIPPDLPRDEWVRAGMAAQAAGLDFDTFNDWSAQAGNYDERAARDTWRSFKSGKGVGAGTLFRVAAEHGWRMGEGKPQQRPPQAPKKAAEHPRKPAPGMSPAEVWSRCEAATAAHGYIVAKAAAGVPLDALRVVPAGDPLRIAGQRMAGALVVPALATDGALQSLQLIPPPGAGHKLNLPGAPMGGASFTVGTLVPGAPLYLCEGVGTAWACWQATGNAAVVCFGWGNVARVAGELRQHDHDARLVLVPDTGKEHEAAKIAQTVGAAVAYMPQGEAQNFDANDLAQRAGHDVLAGLLEAATEPPKPEPRYKLLGADELRDLPPLAWRVRGVLPAVRLAALYGPSASGKSFLAFDMAASIAEGSHWFDCRVEAAPVVYAALEGEAGFKLRAQAWEVSRCRALPDGLRMMLQPFKLTDGQDVLDLAAVVPAGAVVVVDTLNRAAPTADENASKDMGEVLEAAKLLQMLTRGLVLLVHHTGKDSARGLRGHSSLFAAMDAAIEVSREGDRREWKVAKSKDGQDGEAHPFKLHVEVLGTEPTGDEITSCVVMRDTAAQDVRAVKLPQGGNQRLVLDSLRPLFKDGRVGKPGAPPLRPCIALDAALSAGAAKLTCPTDKRTSRARDAVTGLVARGVLGLHEGWLWLV; this is encoded by the coding sequence ATGGCCGCAGACAGTGACCGCGCCCGCGATGCGCTGCAAGCCATCCCGCCCGACCTGCCCCGCGATGAATGGGTGCGCGCTGGCATGGCTGCACAAGCTGCTGGCCTTGACTTCGACACGTTCAACGATTGGAGTGCCCAGGCGGGGAACTACGACGAACGCGCCGCCCGTGACACCTGGCGCAGTTTCAAGTCTGGAAAGGGCGTGGGGGCTGGCACGTTGTTTCGCGTGGCCGCTGAACATGGGTGGCGCATGGGTGAAGGCAAACCCCAGCAACGCCCGCCGCAAGCCCCCAAAAAGGCCGCAGAGCACCCGCGCAAGCCCGCCCCAGGCATGAGCCCTGCCGAGGTGTGGAGCCGCTGCGAAGCTGCAACCGCTGCACACGGCTACATCGTGGCAAAGGCCGCAGCCGGGGTGCCGTTGGATGCCCTGCGCGTGGTGCCTGCTGGTGACCCCCTGCGCATTGCCGGGCAGCGCATGGCCGGGGCTTTGGTGGTGCCTGCGCTTGCAACTGATGGCGCATTGCAAAGCCTGCAACTGATACCGCCGCCCGGTGCCGGACATAAGCTAAATCTGCCCGGTGCACCGATGGGCGGGGCATCCTTCACCGTGGGCACGCTGGTGCCCGGTGCGCCGCTGTATTTGTGCGAAGGTGTGGGCACCGCGTGGGCCTGCTGGCAGGCAACGGGCAATGCTGCCGTGGTGTGCTTTGGCTGGGGCAACGTGGCCCGCGTGGCTGGCGAGCTGCGCCAGCATGACCACGACGCCCGGCTGGTGCTGGTGCCGGACACGGGCAAGGAACATGAAGCCGCAAAGATTGCCCAGACCGTGGGCGCTGCCGTGGCCTACATGCCCCAGGGTGAGGCGCAGAACTTCGACGCAAACGACCTGGCGCAGCGTGCCGGGCACGATGTACTGGCCGGGCTGCTGGAGGCTGCGACAGAGCCGCCCAAGCCTGAGCCCCGTTACAAGCTGCTGGGAGCTGATGAACTGCGTGACCTGCCCCCGCTGGCGTGGCGTGTGCGTGGTGTGCTGCCCGCCGTGAGGCTTGCCGCGCTGTATGGCCCGAGCGCATCCGGTAAATCATTCCTGGCCTTCGACATGGCCGCATCCATTGCCGAGGGCAGCCACTGGTTTGACTGCCGCGTAGAGGCCGCGCCCGTTGTGTATGCCGCGCTGGAGGGCGAAGCCGGGTTTAAGCTGCGCGCCCAGGCATGGGAGGTGAGCCGGTGCCGTGCGCTGCCCGATGGCCTGCGCATGATGCTTCAACCGTTCAAGCTGACCGATGGGCAGGACGTGCTAGACCTTGCCGCCGTGGTGCCTGCTGGTGCCGTGGTGGTGGTGGATACCTTGAACCGCGCCGCCCCCACTGCCGACGAAAACGCCAGCAAGGACATGGGCGAGGTGTTGGAGGCCGCGAAGCTGCTGCAAATGCTGACCCGTGGCCTGGTGCTGCTGGTGCACCACACGGGCAAGGACAGTGCACGGGGCTTGCGTGGGCACAGTTCGCTCTTCGCTGCGATGGATGCCGCCATCGAAGTTTCACGCGAAGGCGACCGCCGGGAATGGAAGGTGGCGAAATCCAAGGACGGGCAGGACGGAGAGGCGCACCCGTTCAAGCTGCATGTGGAGGTTCTGGGCACTGAGCCGACCGGCGACGAAATCACAAGCTGCGTGGTCATGCGAGACACCGCAGCCCAGGACGTACGCGCCGTGAAGCTGCCCCAGGGTGGTAATCAGCGCCTGGTGCTGGATTCCCTTCGCCCCCTGTTCAAGGATGGCCGCGTGGGCAAACCGGGAGCCCCACCGCTGCGCCCGTGCATCGCATTGGATGCAGCCCTGAGTGCTGGTGCTGCAAAGCTGACCTGCCCCACCGACAAGCGCACCAGCCGCGCCCGCGATGCCGTCACGGGGCTTGTCGCCCGTGGTGTTTTGGGACTGCATGAGGGGTGGTTATGGCTGGTATGA
- a CDS encoding BrnA antitoxin family protein, with product MPKLKAGTILPTPAEDADITAAAMADPDAVPFTDAEWEQVKPLVRRGRPLGSGTKTQVTLRLDVEVVEKFRASGDGWQTRINDALKSWVRTHA from the coding sequence ATGCCGAAACTTAAAGCCGGAACCATCCTGCCAACGCCTGCCGAGGATGCAGACATTACCGCCGCTGCGATGGCGGACCCTGACGCTGTGCCGTTCACCGATGCCGAATGGGAACAGGTAAAGCCGCTGGTGCGCCGTGGCCGCCCGCTGGGCAGTGGCACCAAGACCCAAGTAACCCTGCGCCTTGACGTGGAGGTGGTGGAGAAGTTCAGAGCATCGGGCGATGGCTGGCAAACCCGCATCAATGACGCGCTGAAAAGCTGGGTGCGGACTCACGCCTGA
- a CDS encoding BrnT family toxin, with translation MNVTFDPAKDAANLEKHGFSLLDAVGFEWETAVVWPDTRRDYGEPRMVALGYIGLRVMSVVFVDRPPEQPTERRIISLRKANTREVKRYAET, from the coding sequence ATGAATGTGACGTTCGACCCGGCCAAAGATGCCGCCAATCTGGAAAAGCATGGCTTTTCATTGTTGGATGCCGTGGGCTTTGAATGGGAAACCGCCGTGGTGTGGCCCGATACGCGCCGGGACTATGGCGAGCCCCGCATGGTGGCGCTGGGCTACATCGGTTTACGCGTCATGTCCGTGGTGTTTGTTGACCGCCCGCCTGAGCAACCGACCGAGCGCCGCATTATCAGTTTGAGAAAAGCCAACACGCGAGAGGTGAAGCGCTATGCCGAAACTTAA
- a CDS encoding tyrosine-type recombinase/integrase: MAKIAFTAGRVSGFKCPPDKKQAFMWDVTAPGLGLRATPAGKPAYVFQSKYQGKDIRLTIGSPAAWSIPDAQAKARELQRLIDEGKDPRDLKRDALAAQAEKQAAAAVQAVTVGEVWAVYLEARRPYWGARHHADHVKLVQAGGEVSKRGTRGRGVTVAGPLHPLMGLALRDLTAPVIEAWAAREAQTRPTSARLAWRCLKAFLGWCAEQPEYAPVLPSVNPAKTKKARESLGKAGVKQDALLKEQLPAWFAAVQQVQNPIAAAYLQVLVLTGARPGEVLGLRWEDVNTKWKGLTIRDKVEGERVIPLTPYVSHLLHSLPRRNVWVFPSTARGKDTEGQTLSIPRAPHTAACAVAGIEGLTLHGLRRSFKSLTEWLEIPAGVVAQIMGHKPSATAEKHYTVRPLDLLRVHHERIEAWILEQAGIVFDAKAAPGALRVVATA; this comes from the coding sequence ATGGCAAAGATTGCATTCACCGCTGGCCGGGTTTCGGGTTTCAAGTGCCCGCCCGACAAGAAACAGGCTTTCATGTGGGACGTGACAGCGCCGGGGCTGGGGCTGAGGGCAACGCCAGCCGGGAAGCCTGCCTACGTGTTCCAGAGCAAGTACCAAGGCAAAGACATACGCCTGACCATCGGGAGCCCCGCCGCATGGAGCATTCCCGATGCGCAAGCCAAGGCACGCGAACTGCAACGCCTGATTGATGAAGGCAAAGACCCCCGAGACTTGAAGCGTGATGCGCTTGCCGCACAAGCTGAAAAGCAAGCCGCCGCCGCTGTCCAAGCCGTTACCGTGGGCGAGGTGTGGGCCGTGTACCTTGAGGCACGCCGCCCGTACTGGGGAGCGCGGCACCATGCCGACCATGTGAAGCTGGTGCAGGCCGGGGGCGAGGTTTCCAAGCGTGGCACCCGTGGCCGTGGCGTGACTGTGGCCGGGCCGCTGCATCCGCTGATGGGGCTTGCGCTGCGTGACCTGACAGCGCCGGTTATCGAGGCATGGGCAGCACGCGAGGCGCAGACCCGCCCAACGTCTGCCCGGCTGGCATGGCGCTGCCTGAAAGCGTTTTTAGGCTGGTGCGCAGAACAGCCGGAATATGCGCCAGTGCTGCCCAGCGTGAACCCTGCCAAGACCAAGAAGGCCCGCGAGAGCTTGGGCAAAGCCGGGGTGAAACAGGATGCCCTGCTGAAAGAGCAGCTACCCGCGTGGTTTGCCGCCGTGCAACAGGTGCAAAACCCCATCGCCGCCGCCTATCTGCAAGTGCTGGTGCTGACTGGCGCAAGGCCGGGCGAGGTGCTGGGGCTGCGCTGGGAGGATGTGAATACCAAGTGGAAGGGCCTGACCATCCGCGACAAGGTGGAGGGGGAGCGCGTCATTCCCCTGACGCCCTACGTTTCGCACCTGCTTCACTCCCTGCCGCGCCGAAATGTGTGGGTGTTTCCCAGCACCGCACGGGGCAAGGACACCGAAGGGCAGACCCTGAGCATACCGAGAGCCCCACACACTGCCGCCTGTGCTGTGGCCGGTATCGAAGGGCTTACCCTGCATGGCCTGCGCCGCAGTTTCAAGAGCCTGACGGAGTGGCTCGAAATCCCCGCTGGCGTGGTGGCTCAAATCATGGGCCACAAGCCCAGCGCAACCGCTGAAAAGCATTACACCGTCCGCCCGCTTGACCTGCTGCGCGTGCACCATGAGCGCATAGAGGCGTGGATTTTGGAACAGGCCGGGATTGTGTTTGATGCCAAGGCCGCGCCTGGTGCGCTGCGCGTGGTGGCAACCGCCTGA
- a CDS encoding multidrug effflux MFS transporter — protein sequence MNPHAHLLWTAPQWALAVLLAVLGMLGPFSIDTYLPAFSGIASALGATPVEMQQTLSAYLFGFAFMNLFHGALADSFGRRPVVLTGIAMFTIASAGCALAQSIEQLVFFRALQGLSTGAGIVVSRAVIRDMFPPAQAQKVMSQVTIYFGVAPAIAPIVGGWLFVHLGWHSIFWFLTAVGVTLWIANLRYLPETLQADQRQPFNIPHLMRGYWELGSSMRFLLLAFASGVPFNGMFLYVLAAPAFLSDHLGLAPTQFFWFFGLTICGIMGGAWLSGRLAGRIAPKRQIQHGFVIMCVVAVANVIANALFTAHASWALIPIAVFAFGWALMVPVVTLLVLDLYPQRRGMASSLQAFVGSAANGVVAGVVAPLVMHSTVWLAAASLLMMGVGMLAWIYLHHRWPEIGRISAHP from the coding sequence ATGAATCCACACGCCCACCTGCTATGGACTGCACCCCAATGGGCGCTGGCCGTGCTATTGGCCGTGCTGGGAATGCTGGGCCCTTTTTCGATCGACACCTACCTGCCTGCGTTCTCGGGCATTGCCTCGGCCCTCGGGGCCACGCCGGTGGAGATGCAGCAGACGCTGTCGGCCTATTTGTTTGGCTTTGCCTTCATGAATCTCTTTCATGGCGCGCTGGCGGACAGCTTTGGTCGCAGACCCGTCGTGCTGACGGGTATTGCCATGTTCACCATCGCATCGGCCGGGTGTGCGCTCGCCCAGAGCATTGAGCAACTGGTTTTCTTTCGCGCCCTCCAGGGTCTGTCCACCGGCGCTGGCATTGTGGTGTCGCGCGCCGTCATCCGCGACATGTTCCCGCCCGCCCAGGCACAGAAGGTGATGAGCCAGGTCACCATCTACTTTGGTGTTGCACCCGCCATTGCGCCCATCGTGGGCGGCTGGCTATTTGTGCATCTGGGCTGGCACAGCATATTCTGGTTTCTGACGGCGGTGGGTGTAACGCTTTGGATAGCCAATCTGCGGTATCTGCCCGAGACACTGCAAGCGGACCAGCGCCAGCCCTTCAACATACCGCACCTCATGCGAGGCTACTGGGAGCTGGGTTCAAGCATGCGCTTTCTCCTGCTGGCATTCGCCAGCGGGGTTCCGTTCAATGGCATGTTCCTGTATGTACTGGCGGCCCCGGCCTTTCTGAGTGACCACCTGGGACTAGCACCCACACAGTTTTTCTGGTTCTTTGGACTGACCATCTGCGGCATCATGGGTGGCGCGTGGCTGAGCGGTCGACTGGCCGGGCGCATTGCGCCCAAGCGGCAGATCCAGCATGGTTTCGTGATCATGTGCGTGGTGGCGGTTGCCAACGTGATCGCCAATGCGCTGTTTACAGCGCATGCGAGCTGGGCGCTGATTCCCATCGCCGTGTTCGCTTTTGGCTGGGCACTGATGGTGCCGGTGGTGACCTTGCTGGTGCTGGACCTGTATCCGCAGCGGCGCGGCATGGCGTCTTCGTTGCAGGCGTTCGTCGGCTCCGCTGCCAACGGTGTGGTGGCCGGCGTGGTGGCCCCGCTGGTCATGCACTCCACGGTTTGGCTGGCGGCGGCATCGTTGTTGATGATGGGCGTGGGCATGCTGGCCTGGATCTATCTGCACCATCGCTGGCCCGAGATTGGACGCATCTCCGCCCATCCCTGA
- a CDS encoding HD-GYP domain-containing protein yields MQLLKLVESEIQIDVPLPWNVRNHDCTLLLARGHVVSSEAQMQALLERGMYVDLEEKQAVEALSAPKPVPAKSIYVRWADAIDTLETLVHDLPHAPDFPAKIDALAQELITLTDLDADIAIFMAVRQDQARHLRYGYSHSVYTALLAILMTQRMEWTAANIRLVTLAALTMNASIADLQSQMASQDYPVLDRQRAQLRAHPFDSAALLAQAGITDTLWLEAVRQHHEQANGKGYPTGTTQIKELAQMLRMADVFMARISPRVIRPPMSVQDAARQMFRDDKGGAMSSAIIKVLGIYPPGNLVKLASGELGVVMRRGAEARTPLVAAVTDTQGRSVTTTLHRNTAEPAFAITGPAADDKNLLARVPPERLYGYAQMGAQQT; encoded by the coding sequence ATGCAATTATTGAAACTGGTGGAGTCCGAAATCCAGATAGACGTTCCGTTACCTTGGAACGTTCGCAATCACGATTGCACACTGCTTCTCGCACGCGGGCATGTCGTCAGCAGCGAGGCCCAAATGCAGGCACTGCTTGAGCGTGGCATGTACGTCGACCTGGAGGAAAAGCAGGCGGTAGAAGCCCTTTCTGCGCCCAAGCCTGTGCCAGCCAAAAGCATCTACGTACGCTGGGCGGATGCCATCGACACCCTGGAGACGCTGGTACACGACCTGCCACACGCGCCGGACTTCCCTGCAAAGATAGATGCACTGGCCCAGGAACTGATTACGTTGACGGACCTGGATGCCGACATTGCCATCTTCATGGCCGTGCGTCAGGACCAAGCGAGACACCTGCGGTACGGCTACAGCCACAGCGTCTACACCGCGCTGCTGGCCATCCTCATGACACAGCGCATGGAATGGACCGCCGCAAACATTCGCCTCGTCACGCTGGCCGCACTCACCATGAATGCCAGCATTGCCGACCTGCAGAGCCAGATGGCGAGCCAGGACTACCCTGTGCTGGATCGGCAGCGCGCCCAACTGCGCGCCCATCCCTTCGACAGTGCTGCATTGCTCGCGCAGGCGGGCATCACCGACACCCTGTGGCTGGAGGCGGTGCGCCAGCACCATGAGCAAGCCAATGGCAAAGGCTACCCCACCGGAACCACGCAAATCAAAGAACTGGCGCAGATGCTGCGCATGGCCGATGTTTTCATGGCGCGCATCAGCCCCCGCGTGATCCGTCCGCCGATGAGCGTTCAGGATGCCGCCCGCCAGATGTTCCGGGACGACAAGGGGGGAGCGATGTCGTCCGCCATCATCAAAGTGCTGGGGATTTACCCTCCGGGGAATCTGGTGAAACTTGCGTCCGGTGAACTGGGCGTGGTGATGCGCCGCGGCGCAGAAGCCCGCACGCCTCTGGTGGCAGCCGTTACCGACACCCAAGGACGAAGCGTCACCACCACCCTGCACCGCAACACCGCAGAACCAGCCTTTGCCATCACCGGCCCCGCAGCAGACGACAAAAACCTGCTGGCGCGGGTGCCGCCCGAGCGCCTGTATGGCTATGCCCAGATGGGTGCCCAGCAGACCTAA